One window of Candidatus Eisenbacteria bacterium genomic DNA carries:
- a CDS encoding TlpA family protein disulfide reductase has protein sequence MNAIATRRISRRGAALAALAAILLGFAPAPAPAGAPVAAHTVAWRGSTEALRRHPLRGLDGRTVTLASLQGEVVVVNFWASWCRPCARELPALDALNTELAASGGRVIAVSIDTDLENARRFATAHHLKMPLYHDGPKGLAPRIGLEAIPFTVVLDRDGAVQFATRGSDAGAVQALVAEARRLAVSRPYLSATPQGGTR, from the coding sequence GTGAACGCGATCGCAACCAGGAGGATCAGTCGACGGGGGGCCGCACTGGCGGCCCTCGCGGCGATCCTGCTCGGGTTCGCTCCCGCTCCGGCACCCGCCGGAGCGCCGGTCGCGGCGCACACGGTCGCGTGGCGCGGCTCGACCGAGGCATTGCGGCGGCATCCACTGCGCGGCCTCGACGGTCGCACCGTCACGCTCGCGAGTCTGCAGGGCGAGGTGGTGGTGGTGAACTTCTGGGCGAGCTGGTGTCGGCCGTGCGCGCGCGAGCTTCCGGCGCTCGACGCACTGAATACCGAGCTGGCCGCGAGCGGCGGCCGCGTCATCGCGGTCTCGATCGACACGGACCTCGAGAACGCGCGCCGCTTCGCAACGGCGCACCACTTGAAGATGCCGCTCTATCACGACGGACCGAAGGGGCTCGCGCCTCGCATCGGCCTCGAAGCGATTCCATTCACCGTGGTGCTCGACCGCGATGGCGCGGTCCAGTTCGCCACGCGTGGTTCCGATGCCGGCGCGGTGCAGGCACTGGTGGCCGAGGCGCGACGCCTGGCCGTCTCGCGCCCGTACC